In one window of Maribacter sp. BPC-D8 DNA:
- a CDS encoding tyrosine-type recombinase/integrase produces the protein MMFLTEFISYLDLEKNYSTHTTKAYENDILEFSTFCLSNYDISDIDIVEYNIVRFWIVELSERKINNRSINRKISSLKAYFKFLQKIEVSEINPLSKHRALKTAKKVEIPFSEVEMENVLSQIEYTQDFEGIRDELLIHVLYVTGMRRAEVIALKVSDVDFETMTIKILGKRNKERIIPMLAETKEKFIKYLLDHKKLNEVVDDKFMFLTKSGNKLYETLVYRLIKKYFREVSSKVKTSPHILRHTFATHLLNKGADLNAVKELLGHSSLASTQVYTHNSIAELKKVHAKAHPRGNK, from the coding sequence ATGATGTTTTTAACAGAGTTTATTTCTTATCTAGACTTAGAGAAAAATTATTCTACGCATACTACAAAGGCGTACGAGAATGATATTCTTGAATTTAGTACTTTCTGCTTGTCTAATTACGATATAAGCGATATTGATATCGTGGAATATAACATTGTTCGATTTTGGATTGTTGAATTATCAGAAAGAAAAATCAACAATAGATCTATAAATCGAAAAATATCGTCATTAAAAGCTTATTTCAAGTTTCTTCAAAAAATTGAGGTATCTGAGATTAATCCATTGAGTAAGCATAGGGCTTTAAAGACTGCAAAGAAAGTTGAGATTCCTTTTTCTGAAGTAGAAATGGAAAATGTGCTTTCACAAATAGAATATACACAAGATTTTGAGGGCATAAGAGATGAGTTGTTAATACATGTTCTGTATGTTACGGGTATGCGTAGGGCAGAGGTTATTGCCTTGAAAGTGTCAGATGTAGATTTTGAAACAATGACTATAAAAATTTTGGGTAAGCGTAATAAAGAGAGAATTATACCTATGCTAGCTGAAACCAAAGAAAAATTTATAAAATATCTATTAGATCATAAAAAACTGAATGAGGTGGTCGACGATAAATTTATGTTCTTAACGAAATCAGGCAATAAATTGTATGAAACTCTTGTTTATAGATTAATAAAAAAGTACTTTAGAGAGGTGTCCTCAAAGGTAAAGACGAGCCCGCATATTCTTAGGCACACCTTTGCAACACATCTTTTGAATAAGGGTGCAGATTTAAATGCTGTTAAAGAGTTGTTGGGTCATTCTAGTTTGGCATCTACTCAGGTGTATACACATAACAGTATAGCAGAGTTGAAAAAGGTTCATGCAAAGGCTCATCCTAGGGGAAACAAATAA
- the tuf gene encoding elongation factor Tu, whose translation MAKETFDRSKPHLNIGTIGHVDHGKTTLTAAITTVLANAGLSELRSFDSIDNAPEEKERGITINTSHVEYSTANRHYAHVDCPGHADYVKNMVTGAAQMDGAILVVAATDGPMPQTREHILLGRQVGIPRMVVFMNKVDMVDDEELIELVEMEVRELLSFYEYDGDNGPVIAGSALGALNGEQKWVDTVMELMDAVDSWIELPKRDVEKDFLMPVEDVFTITGRGTVATGRIETGVANTGDPVEIIGMGAEKLTSTVTGVEMFRKILDRGEAGDNVGILLRGVEKSQISRGMVICKPGSVKPHAKFEAEVYVLKKEEGGRHTPFHNNYRPQFYVRTTDVTGNISLPSGVEMVMPGDNLTITVDLIQPIALSIGLRFAIREGGRTVGAGQVTKIID comes from the coding sequence ATGGCAAAGGAAACTTTCGATCGTTCCAAACCGCACTTAAATATAGGTACTATTGGACACGTGGATCACGGTAAAACTACATTGACTGCTGCTATTACTACTGTTTTGGCAAATGCAGGCCTTTCTGAATTGAGAAGTTTCGATTCTATCGATAACGCTCCTGAGGAAAAAGAAAGAGGTATTACAATTAACACATCACACGTAGAGTACTCTACAGCTAATCGTCACTACGCACACGTTGACTGTCCTGGTCACGCGGATTATGTGAAGAACATGGTTACTGGTGCTGCTCAAATGGATGGTGCTATATTAGTTGTTGCTGCTACAGATGGTCCTATGCCACAAACTCGTGAGCATATCTTATTAGGTCGTCAGGTAGGTATTCCAAGAATGGTTGTATTCATGAATAAAGTGGATATGGTTGATGATGAGGAATTAATCGAGCTTGTTGAGATGGAAGTAAGAGAATTACTTTCTTTTTATGAGTATGATGGTGATAATGGACCTGTAATCGCTGGTTCTGCATTAGGTGCATTGAACGGTGAGCAAAAATGGGTTGATACGGTAATGGAATTGATGGATGCTGTTGATAGCTGGATCGAATTACCTAAGAGAGATGTTGAAAAAGATTTCTTAATGCCTGTTGAAGATGTATTTACAATTACTGGTCGTGGTACTGTTGCAACTGGTCGTATTGAAACTGGTGTAGCAAATACAGGTGATCCAGTTGAGATTATCGGTATGGGAGCTGAGAAATTGACTTCTACTGTTACTGGTGTTGAAATGTTCCGTAAGATTTTAGATAGAGGTGAGGCTGGTGATAACGTAGGTATCTTGTTAAGAGGTGTTGAAAAGTCACAAATTAGCCGTGGAATGGTAATCTGTAAGCCAGGTTCTGTTAAGCCACATGCTAAGTTTGAAGCTGAGGTTTATGTATTGAAAAAAGAAGAAGGTGGTCGTCATACACCATTTCATAATAATTATCGTCCACAGTTCTATGTAAGAACTACAGATGTAACTGGTAACATTTCTCTTCCTTCAGGAGTTGAAATGGTAATGCCAGGTGATAACCTTACTATTACAGTGGATCTTATTCAGCCTATTGCTTTGAGTATTGGTTTACGTTTCGCTATCCGTGAAGGTGGTAGAACAGTAGGTGCTGGTCAGGTAACTAAGATTATAGATTAA
- the rplK gene encoding 50S ribosomal protein L11 codes for MAKEIGKVVKLQVKGGAANPSPPVGPALGAAGVNIMEFCKQFNARTQDKPGKILPVVITVYKDKSFDFVVKTPPAAIQLLEAAKIKKGSGEPNRVKLGSVTWDQIKAIAEDKMVDLNAFTVESAMSMIAGTARSMGMKVAGKKPF; via the coding sequence ATGGCAAAAGAAATAGGTAAAGTAGTTAAACTACAAGTTAAGGGAGGTGCAGCGAATCCATCGCCACCGGTTGGACCTGCCTTAGGAGCTGCTGGTGTTAACATTATGGAATTCTGTAAGCAGTTTAATGCTCGTACACAGGATAAACCAGGTAAGATATTACCAGTTGTTATCACCGTTTACAAGGACAAGTCTTTCGACTTTGTTGTAAAAACTCCACCGGCGGCAATTCAGCTATTGGAAGCGGCTAAGATTAAAAAAGGATCTGGCGAACCTAACAGAGTAAAATTAGGTAGTGTTACCTGGGACCAAATCAAGGCAATCGCCGAAGATAAAATGGTTGACCTTAACGCATTTACAGTAGAATCTGCTATGAGTATGATAGCTGGTACTGCACGTTCTATGGGTATGAAGGTAGCAGGAAAGAAACCTTTTTAA
- the secE gene encoding preprotein translocase subunit SecE translates to MFTYIKESVEELRNNVTLPSRAESSNLMVIVAVFSILFALATWGVDTVFSKVIKSYFNFVLN, encoded by the coding sequence ATGTTCACATATATAAAAGAATCCGTTGAAGAGTTAAGGAATAATGTTACTCTTCCGTCACGTGCAGAATCATCTAACTTGATGGTTATTGTAGCTGTGTTTTCTATCCTTTTTGCTTTGGCAACTTGGGGAGTAGATACGGTCTTTAGTAAAGTGATTAAATCTTATTTCAACTTCGTTTTAAACTAG
- the rplJ gene encoding 50S ribosomal protein L10, whose product MTREEKATVIKDLTTQLADSTTIYVADISGLDAGTTSDLRRACFKANIRLAVVKNTLLAKAMEASEKEFGELPETLKGNTSLMFSDVANAPAKLIKNFRKKSKKPLLKGAFVEEAIYIGDENLDALVSIKSKEEMIGEIIGLLQSPAKNVISGLKSGGGKIAGILKTLSER is encoded by the coding sequence ATGACAAGAGAAGAAAAAGCAACGGTTATAAAAGATTTGACTACGCAGTTGGCAGATAGCACCACAATATATGTGGCTGATATTTCAGGTTTAGACGCAGGTACAACTTCTGATTTAAGAAGAGCTTGTTTCAAAGCTAATATTAGACTAGCTGTAGTTAAGAATACATTGCTTGCAAAAGCGATGGAAGCTTCTGAGAAAGAATTTGGTGAATTACCAGAGACATTAAAAGGGAATACTTCTCTTATGTTTTCTGATGTAGCCAATGCTCCTGCAAAATTGATAAAGAATTTTAGAAAAAAATCTAAGAAACCTTTATTAAAAGGAGCTTTTGTTGAAGAAGCAATTTACATAGGTGATGAAAACTTGGATGCTTTAGTTAGCATTAAGTCTAAAGAAGAGATGATTGGCGAAATTATTGGATTGTTACAATCTCCAGCCAAGAATGTTATTTCTGGTCTTAAATCTGGTGGTGGAAAAATCGCTGGTATCCTTAAAACATTATCTGAAAGATAA
- the rplA gene encoding 50S ribosomal protein L1 yields MAKLTKKQKEAHSKIEKDKLYSVTEASALIKEITNTKFDASVDLAIRLGVDPRKANQMVRGVVTLPHGTGKDVKVLALVTPDKEAEAQEAGADYVGLDEYLEKIKNGWTDVDVIITMPSVMGKLGPLGRVLGPRGLMPNPKTGTVTMDVAKAVSEVKAGKIDFKVDKTGIVHAAIGKASFSADKIADNANELLDTLNKMKPTASKGVYMKSIFMSSTMSPSLQLDPKSV; encoded by the coding sequence ATGGCAAAGTTAACTAAGAAGCAAAAAGAAGCGCATTCTAAAATAGAGAAAGATAAATTATACTCTGTTACTGAAGCTTCAGCTTTAATTAAAGAGATAACCAATACAAAATTTGACGCATCTGTAGATTTAGCGATTCGTTTGGGTGTAGATCCAAGAAAAGCTAATCAAATGGTTCGTGGTGTGGTAACATTACCTCACGGAACTGGTAAAGATGTTAAGGTTTTGGCTTTGGTAACACCAGACAAAGAAGCAGAGGCTCAAGAAGCAGGTGCTGATTATGTTGGGTTAGATGAGTATTTGGAAAAAATAAAAAACGGTTGGACAGATGTTGATGTTATCATCACTATGCCAAGTGTAATGGGTAAATTAGGTCCTTTAGGTCGAGTATTAGGACCAAGAGGTTTAATGCCGAATCCAAAAACAGGAACTGTAACTATGGATGTAGCAAAAGCTGTATCTGAAGTAAAGGCAGGTAAAATAGATTTTAAAGTTGATAAAACTGGTATTGTACACGCTGCGATAGGTAAGGCTTCTTTTTCTGCTGATAAAATAGCAGATAATGCTAATGAGTTGTTAGATACTTTGAATAAGATGAAGCCAACTGCGTCTAAAGGTGTTTACATGAAATCAATTTTCATGTCTAGCACAATGAGTCCTAGTTTGCAATTAGATCCAAAGTCAGTTTAA
- the nusG gene encoding transcription termination/antitermination protein NusG has product MSEVLDKKWYVVRAVSGQENKIKGYIESEVERHGFSDYLEDVLVPTEKVIQIRNGKKINKERVYFPGYIMIKANLGGEMVHIIRSITNVIGFLGETKGGDPVPLRKNEVNRMLGKVDELAVNTDSVAIPFVFGETVKVIDGPFNGFNGTVEKINEEKRKLEVMVKIFGRKTPLELSYMQVEKV; this is encoded by the coding sequence ATGTCAGAAGTATTGGATAAAAAATGGTACGTTGTAAGAGCTGTCAGTGGTCAAGAGAATAAGATCAAAGGATACATTGAAAGTGAAGTAGAGCGTCATGGTTTCTCTGACTATTTAGAAGATGTTCTTGTTCCTACTGAAAAGGTTATTCAGATTAGAAATGGCAAGAAGATAAATAAAGAAAGAGTTTATTTTCCTGGTTATATCATGATCAAAGCTAATTTAGGTGGAGAAATGGTGCATATTATTAGATCTATAACTAATGTTATTGGTTTTTTAGGGGAAACAAAAGGAGGGGATCCTGTTCCTTTAAGAAAGAATGAAGTAAATAGAATGCTTGGTAAGGTAGATGAACTAGCTGTTAATACAGATAGTGTTGCTATCCCATTTGTATTTGGTGAAACGGTAAAAGTAATTGATGGTCCTTTTAATGGCTTCAATGGTACTGTTGAGAAGATAAATGAAGAAAAACGTAAGCTTGAGGTTATGGTGAAAATTTTCGGAAGAAAAACACCTTTAGAGCTTAGTTACATGCAAGTAGAAAAAGTATAA
- the rpoB gene encoding DNA-directed RNA polymerase subunit beta, whose translation MFTNNTERISFASARNTPDYPDFLDIQIKSFQDFFQLETKSDERGNEGLYNTFMENFPITDTRNQFVLEFLDYFIDPPRYSIQECIERGLTYSVPLKARLKLYCTDPEHEDFETIVQDVYLGTIPYMTPSGTFVINGAERVVVSQLHRSPGVFFGQSFHANGTKLYSARVIPFKGSWIEFATDINGVMYAYIDRKKKLPVTTLFRAIGFERDKDILEIFDLSEEVKVSNAGLKKVLGRKLAARVLNTWHEDFVDEDTGEVVSIERNEIVLDRDTILEKEHIAEIIDADVKTVLLHKENNAQSDYAIIHNTLQKDPTNSEKEAVEHIYRQLRNAEPPDEETARGIIDKLFFSDQRYNLGEVGRYRMNKKLQLDIGMDKQVLTKIDIITIIKYLIELINSKAEIDDIDHLSNRRVRTVGEQLSSQFGVGLARMARTIRERMNVRDNEVFTPIDLINAKTLSSVINSFFGTNQLSQFMDQTNPLAEITHKRRLSALGPGGLSRERAGFEVRDVHYTHYGRLCPIETPEGPNIGLISSLSVFAKVNPMGFLETPYRKVTDSVVDYKNFTYLSAEEEEGMKIAQANIPMKEDGTIDAEKVIAREEGDFPVVDPSEIQYTDVAPNQIASISASLIPFLEHDDANRALMGSNMMRQAVPLLKPQSPIVGTGLERQVASDSRVLINAEGDGVIEYVDAQKVTIKYDRTDNERLISFEDDSKTYFLVKFRKTNQGTNINLKPIVQKGDRVKKGQVLCEGYATEKGELALGRNLVVAFMPWKGYNFEDAIVISEKVVREDIFTSIHVDEYSLDVRDTKLGAEELTHDIPNVSEEATKDLDENGMIRIGAEVKPGDILIGKITPKGESDPTPEEKLLRAIFGDKAGDVKDASLKASPSLRGVVIDKKLFSRSVKDKRKRSEDKEELSKLELEYEVKFQELKDVLVEKLFTIVNGKTSQGVLNDLGEEVLPKGKKYTMKMLNSVDDFAHLVGGSWTTDNETNSLVADLLHNYKIKLNDLQGNLRRDKFTISVGDELPAGIMKLAKVYIAKKRKLKVGDKMAGRHGNKGIVSRIVRHEDMPFLEDGTPVDIVLNPLGVPSRMNIGQIYETVLGWAGLKLGRKYATPIFDGATLDQINAYTDEAGIPRFGHTYLYDGGTGQRFDQPATVGVIYMLKLGHMVDDKMHARSIGPYSLITQQPLGGKAQFGGQRFGEMEVWALEAYGASATLREILTVKSDDVIGRAKTYESIVKGETMPEPGLPESFNVLMHELKGLGLDIRLEE comes from the coding sequence ATGTTCACAAATAATACTGAAAGAATAAGCTTCGCTTCCGCAAGAAACACACCGGATTACCCGGATTTCTTAGATATTCAGATTAAATCTTTCCAAGACTTTTTTCAACTAGAGACTAAATCAGATGAAAGAGGTAATGAAGGTCTTTATAACACCTTCATGGAAAACTTTCCAATCACTGATACTAGAAATCAGTTTGTATTGGAATTTTTAGATTATTTCATAGATCCACCAAGATATTCTATTCAAGAATGTATCGAACGTGGTCTTACTTACAGCGTTCCTTTAAAAGCACGTTTAAAATTGTATTGTACGGATCCTGAGCATGAGGATTTCGAAACAATTGTACAAGATGTGTATTTAGGTACGATTCCTTATATGACTCCAAGTGGTACTTTCGTTATCAATGGAGCAGAAAGGGTTGTTGTTTCTCAGTTACACCGTTCTCCTGGTGTATTCTTTGGACAGTCTTTCCATGCAAATGGAACAAAATTATATTCTGCAAGAGTAATACCTTTCAAAGGTTCTTGGATAGAATTTGCTACCGATATTAATGGCGTTATGTATGCTTATATCGATAGAAAGAAAAAATTACCGGTTACTACATTGTTTAGAGCTATTGGCTTCGAACGTGATAAAGATATATTAGAGATTTTCGACCTATCGGAAGAAGTAAAGGTTTCTAATGCCGGACTTAAAAAAGTACTTGGTCGTAAATTAGCGGCTAGAGTTTTGAATACATGGCATGAAGATTTCGTTGATGAGGATACTGGTGAGGTAGTATCTATTGAGCGTAATGAAATTGTTCTAGATCGTGATACTATTTTAGAAAAAGAACATATTGCAGAGATTATTGATGCAGATGTAAAGACTGTTCTTTTACATAAAGAAAATAATGCGCAATCTGATTACGCAATTATACATAATACATTACAAAAAGATCCAACGAACTCTGAAAAAGAAGCCGTTGAGCATATTTATCGTCAATTAAGAAATGCTGAGCCGCCAGATGAGGAGACAGCACGTGGTATTATTGATAAATTATTCTTTTCTGATCAACGTTACAACTTAGGTGAAGTTGGTCGTTATAGAATGAATAAGAAATTACAGTTGGATATTGGTATGGACAAGCAAGTCTTGACCAAAATAGATATCATTACTATAATAAAATATTTAATTGAGTTAATTAACTCAAAAGCAGAGATTGATGATATTGATCACTTATCTAACCGTCGTGTTAGAACAGTAGGTGAACAATTATCTTCTCAGTTTGGTGTTGGTCTTGCGCGTATGGCAAGAACAATTCGTGAGCGTATGAACGTTCGTGATAACGAAGTATTTACACCTATAGATTTGATTAATGCGAAGACATTGTCTTCTGTTATTAATTCTTTCTTTGGTACGAATCAGTTATCTCAGTTTATGGATCAAACGAATCCACTAGCAGAGATTACGCACAAGAGAAGACTATCGGCATTAGGTCCAGGTGGTTTATCTAGAGAGCGTGCTGGTTTCGAAGTACGTGATGTTCACTATACACACTACGGTCGTTTATGTCCTATTGAAACTCCTGAAGGTCCGAACATTGGTTTGATATCTTCATTATCTGTGTTTGCGAAAGTAAACCCAATGGGCTTCTTAGAGACACCTTATAGAAAAGTTACAGATTCTGTTGTTGATTATAAGAACTTTACTTATTTAAGTGCAGAGGAAGAAGAAGGAATGAAGATTGCGCAAGCAAACATTCCTATGAAAGAAGATGGTACTATTGATGCTGAAAAGGTTATTGCTAGAGAAGAAGGTGATTTCCCTGTTGTAGATCCATCAGAAATTCAATATACAGATGTTGCTCCTAATCAAATTGCATCTATTTCTGCATCTTTAATTCCTTTCTTGGAACATGATGATGCGAACAGGGCTTTGATGGGATCTAACATGATGCGTCAGGCAGTTCCTTTATTGAAACCACAATCACCGATTGTTGGTACAGGTTTAGAGCGCCAAGTTGCTTCAGATTCTAGAGTATTGATTAATGCAGAAGGTGATGGGGTTATAGAGTATGTAGATGCTCAGAAAGTTACTATCAAATATGATAGAACTGATAACGAAAGATTAATCAGCTTTGAAGATGATAGCAAAACGTATTTCTTAGTTAAGTTTAGAAAAACTAACCAAGGTACTAACATTAACCTAAAACCTATTGTACAAAAAGGAGATAGAGTTAAGAAAGGACAAGTTCTTTGTGAAGGTTATGCAACTGAAAAAGGAGAGTTGGCACTAGGTAGAAACTTAGTAGTAGCGTTCATGCCTTGGAAAGGATATAACTTTGAGGATGCAATTGTAATTTCTGAAAAAGTTGTTCGTGAAGATATATTTACTTCTATTCATGTTGATGAATATTCTTTAGATGTTAGAGATACTAAATTAGGAGCTGAAGAGCTTACACATGATATACCAAACGTTTCTGAAGAGGCTACAAAAGACCTTGATGAAAATGGTATGATTAGAATTGGTGCAGAGGTTAAGCCTGGTGATATTCTAATTGGTAAGATTACTCCAAAAGGTGAATCTGATCCAACTCCTGAAGAAAAATTATTACGTGCTATTTTTGGTGACAAAGCTGGTGATGTAAAAGATGCTTCTTTAAAAGCTTCTCCTTCTTTAAGAGGTGTTGTTATTGATAAGAAATTATTCTCTAGATCTGTAAAAGATAAGAGAAAACGTTCGGAAGATAAAGAAGAGCTTTCTAAATTAGAATTAGAATATGAAGTAAAATTCCAAGAATTGAAAGATGTTCTTGTTGAGAAATTATTTACTATAGTTAATGGTAAAACTTCTCAAGGTGTTCTTAATGATTTAGGTGAAGAGGTATTACCTAAGGGTAAGAAGTATACAATGAAGATGTTAAATTCTGTTGATGATTTCGCTCACTTAGTTGGTGGAAGCTGGACTACAGATAACGAGACTAATTCATTAGTAGCAGATTTACTTCATAACTATAAGATTAAACTTAACGATTTACAAGGTAACTTGAGAAGAGATAAGTTTACAATATCTGTTGGTGATGAATTACCAGCTGGTATTATGAAGTTGGCTAAAGTTTATATTGCTAAGAAGCGTAAGCTGAAAGTTGGTGATAAGATGGCAGGTAGACACGGTAACAAAGGTATTGTATCAAGAATAGTACGTCATGAAGATATGCCATTCTTAGAAGATGGAACTCCTGTTGATATCGTTCTTAATCCATTGGGTGTACCTTCTCGTATGAACATTGGTCAAATTTACGAAACCGTATTAGGTTGGGCAGGTCTTAAGCTTGGTAGAAAGTATGCAACACCTATTTTTGATGGTGCTACATTAGATCAAATTAATGCTTATACTGACGAAGCGGGTATTCCAAGATTTGGACATACATACTTATATGATGGTGGTACGGGACAACGTTTTGATCAACCAGCAACAGTAGGTGTAATCTATATGTTGAAACTTGGACACATGGTAGATGATAAGATGCATGCACGTTCTATAGGACCATATTCATTAATTACACAACAACCATTGGGTGGTAAAGCTCAATTTGGTGGTCAGCGTTTTGGAGAGATGGAAGTATGGGCACTTGAAGCATATGGTGCATCGGCAACTTTACGTGAGATTTTAACGGTTAAATCTGATGATGTTATCGGAAGAGCTAAAACCTATGAATCTATCGTTAAAGGTGAAACTATGCCTGAGCCTGGTTTACCAGAATCTTTCAACGTTTTAATGCACGAACTTAAGGGATTAGGTTTGGATATTAGACTTGAGGAATAG
- the hpf gene encoding ribosome hibernation-promoting factor, HPF/YfiA family, with product MKVNTQSVNFNADDKLIDFLQNRLDKVETFYSKVISSDVYMKVEKTSAKENKIVEIKITIPKDKFVVKKQCKSFEEAVDSACSALERRLIKQKEKIRLQA from the coding sequence ATGAAAGTAAATACGCAATCGGTAAATTTTAATGCAGACGATAAGTTGATTGATTTCCTTCAAAATAGGCTTGATAAGGTGGAAACCTTTTATTCTAAGGTAATTAGCTCAGATGTTTATATGAAAGTAGAGAAGACTAGTGCTAAAGAAAATAAAATAGTAGAAATTAAGATTACGATACCTAAGGATAAATTTGTTGTAAAAAAGCAATGTAAATCATTTGAAGAGGCTGTAGACTCTGCATGTAGTGCGCTGGAACGTAGGCTAATAAAACAAAAAGAGAAAATAAGATTACAAGCTTGA
- the rplL gene encoding 50S ribosomal protein L7/L12 translates to MADLKDFAEQLVNLTVKEVNELADILKDEYGIEPAAAAVAVAAGGGADAGEAAEEKTEFDVILKAAGASKLAVVKLVKELTGLGLKDAKDIVDSAPKAVKEAVTKDEAEGIKKSLEEAGAEVELK, encoded by the coding sequence ATGGCAGATTTAAAAGATTTCGCAGAACAATTAGTTAACTTAACAGTTAAAGAAGTAAACGAGTTAGCTGATATATTAAAAGATGAATACGGTATTGAGCCTGCAGCAGCAGCTGTAGCAGTAGCTGCCGGTGGTGGTGCTGACGCTGGTGAAGCAGCAGAAGAAAAAACTGAATTTGATGTAATTTTGAAAGCAGCAGGTGCTTCTAAATTAGCAGTTGTTAAATTGGTTAAAGAATTAACTGGTTTAGGTTTGAAAGATGCGAAAGATATCGTTGATAGCGCACCAAAAGCTGTTAAAGAAGCTGTTACTAAAGATGAAGCTGAAGGTATCAAAAAATCATTGGAAGAAGCTGGAGCAGAAGTTGAGCTTAAATAA